Genomic segment of Benincasa hispida cultivar B227 chromosome 1, ASM972705v1, whole genome shotgun sequence:
TAGTAACAACTCCTTCCATTCATTATTTGACACGTGAttacatgatttaattaattcatcatttatttatttcgtgAACCTCACATCATTCTTAAATGCTATTATTGTGGCAATCAGTGAATGGAGGTAGTATGAAGAATTTTTCATACAagaaattttctccaaatcccAAGACGCTAACATTTTCCTATTGGGACGGGCACTTCCCTATGCCCTTTCCCGATACCCTTTGGGTTGGGCCTACCCATGAGTTTTGAGCCTTGCCTTAGACAACTCTTAACCGAAACCAATCCTAAAATAGttcatactttttctttttacttaatttaatcaaaatcgtatttatttaattttttgaaaagaacaaaaattgtaTTAGCAATTAACAAGGACTAGAAATATATATTGTAATCTTTGAGTTGGCAATTGTTGGGACGACAATCTTCTGGTGCTTGGAttcagaaaaataaaaatgaaaagaaaaagaaaaaagaaaaggtgaGGACTTAGAGGCCCATAATGAGTTTGGCATTGGCCCCACAGTAGGATGTGTAAATTATAATTGGAAGAAAATGAGCATAGGGAGTGGAGGGTGAAGGAAGAAGGCTGAAAGACTATCACAAATCACACAGTAGAAGATACACAGAGCAGAAGTAACCACAGCCATTCATTGAGTGAGAGGCTATCCATAATCTCATCCCCTTACCCTTCATCCTTCATTCAAAGCCATTCAACTCAACATCCCACTCTTACTtaccaacaaaatatatatacatccTTCTCAATTTCCCATCTCTCTACTGcttgattcttcttcttctttcttcttttgctgCTGCTTCTTTCTCGACGCCCTCTGCCATGGCTACGGCTACTCTGTCAGTAGCCAAACCATCTATTCAGGTTAATACAGCATTCTCTTTTCCCATCCACCCTTCTGTAATCTCTCTCTTTTATGTCTAGTAACATTACTGCATCCTCTTGCATAGCAGGTTAATGGAAAGGGATTTGGAGAATTCTCTGGCCTCCGCAACTCGTCGACCTGCCTTCCCTTTGCAAGGAGAACCTCTGAGGACTTCCTTTCCGTCATTGCCTTTCAAACCTCTGCCGTGAGTTCTCTTTTCTTAAGAGTATCTCATGTTTGAGCATTGATCTCTTTTCATTACTTCGGTAAAAAGTCAAATGTGCATGAGGAGGTATTCCATTGGATCGTGACATTAATGTGTTAATAATGTTCAACCATTTATCTAAAGCTTTCAGTAATCTACATTGAGTCATGACATACAACCAAAAGTGTACTATGATTATATGAGTGAACATATAAACATCCATGGCGTACAATGAAAGCAGTTACATGGTCATTAAGTTTCGAAGGCATTTGATTGATCAACAACGAAGTTTATTTCTTGCTTTAATTTGATTATCATAAAAAGGGTATGTATTTAGATTTCTGAAAGCTTATATACCCGAGAACGTATACCACTTCATTTTATTTCTCCTCCAATCTTCATCAAGCACATACTATGGGTTCCTGTTTCATATCTATAAACTCTTGAGATTGGCCTACCTATCCAAGAAACATCATATGGGGTTATTTTGAAGTGAATATTCATACTACACTAATGATTGTTCATGTGCCTTACCTACATCCATTGAATTCTTGAAGGTGGGAAGCAGCGGAGGATACAAGAAAGGGATTGTGGAAGCAAAGCTTAAGGTAGCTATCAATGGGTTTGGAAGGATTGGCAGGAATTTCTTGAGGTGCTGGCATGGTCGCAAGGATTCCCCACTTGATGTCATTGCCATCAACGATACCGGAGGCGTCAAACAAGCTTCTCACCTCCTCAAATACGACTCCACCCTCGGCATCTTTGAAGCCGATGTGAAACCTGCTGGAGATGAAGCGATTTCAGTCGATGGAAAGATCATCAAGGTGGTTTCCAGCCGCAATCCTCTCAACCTTCCCTGGAAGTGGGTGTTCTAATTCTATGCTTCAAATTTTTGTTCATCATCTTGATGAGACCAGAAATAAATGACTAGATCAATGCAGGGAATTGGAAATAGACTTGGTGATTGAAGGAACTGGGGTGTTTGTTGATAGAGAGGGTGCAGGGAAGCACATTGAGGCTGGAGCAAAGAAGGTCCTAATTACAGCACCTGGGAAGGGTGACATTCCGACCTACGTCGTTGGGGTTAATGCTGATGCGTACAGCCCTGATGAGCCTATCATCAGCAATGCTTCTTGCACTACCAACTGCCTAGCTCCTTTTGTCAAGGTCCTCGACCAGAAGTTTGGTAATGCATACTGAATCCTATCACAAATTCTTCATTAGATAGGCTATTGCGGAAAAGTTAGTAAAGTTCAGGTTTTTGATAGAGttgatataaaatatatggCAGGTATCATCAAGGGAACGATGACTACAACTCACTCCTACACTGGTGACCAGAGGCTACTCGATGCCAGCCACCGTGACCTCAGGAGAGCAAGAGCTGCTGCACTTAACATTGTTCCTACATCCACAGGAGCAGCCAAAGCTGTTGCCTTGGTCCTTCCTTCCCTTAAAGGAAAGCTCAATGGGATCGCACTTCGTGTGCCCACTCCAAATGTTTCTGTTGTCGATCTCGTTGTCCAGGTTTCTAAGAAGACATTTGCTGAAGAGGTGAATGCTGCATTCCGGGAAAGTGCTGAGAAGGAGCTCAACGGTATCCTCTCTGTTTGTGACGAGCCCCTTGTTTCAGTCGACTTTAGGTGCTCTGATGTCTCCTCAACTGTCGACTCTTCCTTGACTATGGTTATGGGGGATGACTTGGTGAAGGTCATTGCTTGGTATGACAACGAATGGGGTTACTCTCAACGGGTTGTTGATTTGGCTGACATTGTTGCCAACAACTGGAAATGAGCAGGATTGGTTTGCTCTCTCTGAGCTTACCTCATTTCTAGGTTGTTTTCTGCATTTCTGCTTAATTTTTCCCTTATTAATTTGTAATGAGAACAccaaaaccattttcctttacCCATTACCCATTACCCATTACCCATCAcccaataaatatatatgccACAAAACTATGAGAGTGATAAAGTACCAAAAATTGAGTCAAGTTTGAGATTTCatgaatacaaataaaatatttcttgCTCTGTAGGATATGCTAAACTGAATTCAGTTATGCTACTTGAACAGTTGCACCAGAGTCTACTCTTTGAGTTCATCATGAGACTATAATTCTATTATAGAGTTCACTGGATCCATAAGTGCAGTAATACAAGCCAATATATGTATAATGAACTATTTACATAcacttaaaagaaatatatatataacaatcatataatttctttttcttttcttttaaaaaaataagaattttgCAATGTAGTATACTCAAATATCTAGGATGCTATCTATACTCACAACAATCCGTTTTCCTAGAACAACCAATGTTTTCTTCTTGGCTTTTGTTGAACTGGAGCGTCTGCAAGAAAGACAAAcacattattaaaataaaaaacacaatTCCCAAGTAAGCGCATTCACTCTAAAAAAATCTTGCTACTCTGAGAACCAGAAAATGGATTTTCCAGTATAACCAAACCTTGGATTTCATAAAGTGAATTGTAGTGAACCTCAGACCAGAAACTTAACCAGAGCTCTGCATTATTGCAAAGGTAAAGGAGCTGTAAGAACCCTAGTGTTCCAAAACTACAGCAAAGCATTGTGTATAAATGCAACAGTGTTGATATTCAAACGTCTCAGCCCTACACATTAAGAAACTGAGGTACCGAGGAAATATACATCACAATTGCATGTTAGTTTGGAGACAGGAATGATACCAAGTCCCGTCCTgtgtagttattatatattgaATTTCATCAACATCAAATATCTTGCAAAATGTTTTATAATTACAGGTTCCAACTTAACCTTGCGGTCAAATAGATTTTAACCTAAGCAGCAAAAAGTATCAATTCTTCCATATTCATAGCCGAGACTCTTGGAGGAAAAAGACTAAAGGAAAGATATGTAATAAAAGTTGGATTTATGAAGGTTTTTGGAAAGACAACTTAgtgtattttaaaatataaaactatacTCAACTGCCAATTCAGTTTcttgtaattatttttcaataCTAGGGATTTGGCTTCCATCTCTTTTCGTACCATTTCATATGgccaataaaaaaatttatttccaTATCAGAAATCAATGAATGAGAATTTCAAGAAATATACATCATCTTACCACCTAAAAGCACAACTTTAGTTTGGAAAGCATGTCCATGTTTCCATATTTGACACATGCGAGACACTCCAAAACTTGTTAGCACACGTGTGAGACATAGTTGTATAAAGTTAAAACAAGCCTTGTACTTATTAGACATGTACTAAACACTTGTGTCTTAACACATCAAACTCATTTTTTAAGTAGATAGATGCAAAAACTTATTGActttaaatttcttcaaatataaaaatgatatatattgtTGAAAAAGGTAACACTTTAATAAACGTACTGCATTttggctaaattataaaaaatgctcTTGAACTTCGTACTGTATCAAAAATACCCCTGAAATTTTACAAGTTTCAAAAATTCCCTCAAACtttcaaaaagagttcaaaaatgCCCTTACCGTTAGTTTTAAATGGAAACTGTTAATGTTTTGAATCATGAATTCAGTTTGTACTTCACTATGTATCTTCTTGAGTTAAGAATTGTCTCGTTAAATTACTTCAATATTGGGATATGATGAGGATGCTAAAgatgtgtcaacctagttgagatatctGGATACACCTACTGATCCCCTCGTCTTCTAGTTTGTATAGACTATTATGTCTTtttgtactttgagcattagtctcttttcattatatcaatgaaaagttttgtttcatttgaaaaaaaaaaaaaaagaaacttgaaaaaaattcaaaaccacCCGGAATGTTCATGTATAAACAGAAAGTGTTAATATCTCGTCGTAGAAAtaactataaatttttttaaaaaaaatttaaaatgtttctACCATTAGGATTATGatcaatttatttgaagttttcttgagttcaaaagaattaattctaaaataaattatatagatattctcattttttttttcaatatagatactctcatttttctttaattttttcaattcttacaccaattttctcaacaaccaaaataaaaactaaaactttaagttaaaacataaaatcccacaaaatctcaaaaaaatccaaaatcaacaTCTCCCCTTAAAAATACCAAGCCGAAAATAGTCAAATCAAGAAAATGTATTTGGCTATTAATACCCACTCAAGTACTAATGTATAACtttgttaaattatttaagTCTTAAAATTCCTGGGCACtttcattattctttttcttcttgttatAGTCCATGTACCTTAACTAAAGtgatagttttattttttattattatttttttagaaaaacaaatgTCAAACAGTTAACAAAAAAGGGGAGTGAGAGGCTATTGAAGAAGAGAGGGGAGAAAAAGGATGGGAAATAGATATGTAAGACGTAACTGTAAGAgtacttttaaacttttttttaaaataacttttgaatgTTCATGGGTACTTTTGATACAAAACATTAATaatttccatccaaaactaacgGTAAGGATATATTTGAactcattttgaaaatttaagggtatttttgaaacttttgaaagttcaaatgtatttttgacacaaagtaCAAATTTTAGAGGTATTTTGTATAATTCAGCCTTAAAATAACAAACCTACATCCATATCATATTTATGCCTCGTATCCATATCCATATTTCTTAACTTACCACGCTTTGGAGTTTGACATTGTGGAACAATTTCAATGAAACAAGTATCTCTGAATGACGTCAGGAGGCAAATCTTTGCTGCAAACTGCACACAATCAAGTAGCTGGATCAAGAAACTAACAGAGAAGGTGGGACTGAATGTTCTAATGGAAAATCTTCCAGAATTTTTGGAATATAATTCACTCATGGAACTGGATAAACAAATTCTTTGAAGTAGTTGGCCATTCATTGACGTATTATCACCCATCTCCtccattctctctctctctctctccctctctcgtCTAGAACACCCAATCCAAGAGTCTGACTTCAGTGAGGTAGCAAATACAGTAATCCAGTGTCTCAGTAATTTTCATCCATTGTCTACATTTCCAAGGATATGAGAACTTGCATATATTATACAAAATCTTAATTATcaagataacaaataaaaatcGCCTTCTAATTTTAGCTATATATTATACCTTATCAGCTGCTGCTTGTAGGGTTACATGGTCCCCCCATTCGCCAGATCTGCATCATATACTAAGAAATCAAAAAGGAAACCTTTTTCCTCAAGAAAATGTTTAATATCAGTTAATCCACAGATGACCATCGACTCAATAAACACATGACCATCGATTCAataagagagaaagagaggatACGATCCTGAACAATTTCACATACTTTGCCATTTTCTTGTAATAACGACTGAACTTCATTGGAACATAACCTTCGTACAGAGAACGGTGGTCCTTTAGCTGGAACATAATAATAAACCCAGGTGAGTAATACACACGTAGGATATTCACCCTTACTTGAAAACTATGTTCACTTCAATTTGGCACCAAAACATGGGTAAGACATTACCAGTCACAACTGACAAGTCTAACAGATCAGATTTAACTTATACATATTGATTAAAATTCGTATAAGAGCACCTCTGATATGACaaaatacaaatcaaagttTCAGATTCTAAAATCAAGTAAAAGTGAAAATTTGCCACTTTTTCTCCCATTCACAACTATTCAGACCACATTATACATAAACCTTCCCTACTTTCTCTTTCAATTGTCTTAACCAATTCTGAGCTTTTCATCCCAAAAGAAAAGGAGCCACTACTTTCCCTAGTTCAAGCACCTTGAGATATGACAATCTACCTGCTTTACAATGTCTTTCCGCACGTGCTTGTGATATTCAGGTGATTTGTACATCTGATCTGAAAGTGCTCGAAACTGCCATATAAGAAGAAACTATAGGTAGATTGTAGATAAACCAGAAGCTTCTACCTCTTACTTTAAAAATCCGTATACCTGACAATTTCCGTCACCAGAGACCTTCACTTCATGCAAACCATAGACATTTAGCCTGAAACACAATGAGATGAAAACTACTTCATCAAAAGTGGTAGGGGCAAGAAGAGAAGCCTAGGGAGATGGTAAATTTTAATGGCATTAAACATACACTTGAATTATACGACCATCAGTTTTTATCTGAGTAACTTTCAGCAATTCCCTCTTGACAACACATGGATGCAATTACCAGGCGATCCTCATTGGATTAGTTCTATGATGCTATATTCATCTTGTAAAGCTAAGCTCTTATCCAAtgtatagttttaaaataaattaggaGCAAGGATTAAATTGAAGATGCAGAAGCAACATAATAAGAAAGGCTGaaattaagaaagaaagaaagccCATTATTAACTTGGTTCATGTCGTTACGGAGATACAGAATTGAACTGCaccttgaaagaaaaaaaatgtagacTAGAATTTGAATGGCTTAAACTGGAATGTAGGCTAATAAGCTATCTCAAATGGCGTTGTGTAGGCAAAGTCGGTGATCATGATGCCCTGATATTCTTCATTATGCTTGTTAgttttttaatgcaattttttaGACTTGTTTGAACTATTCCTCAATCAGGGAACTAGCTATGGCACAGAAGATGACTTCCATTTAAGATTAAGCCTAAATCACTACCAAGAGAATACCAAAATagtaataacaataatttgAGCAATTGGACAGTGGTTGTGTGACCTTAAACAGGATCATGATTACAAAATCGCCCACCAAGTAAATTTAAGAGCTTAATGCACCGTCTCAACTCCCTGGAAGTAATTTTCATTCTACTGATGCTTGTTCATGAATGTGCACgtgtcttttgtttttgttttgtttttttggtagGGAATATGCATGTGTTGCTTGTCAAAATTCTTTCGCAGTTGTTATTTATGTTAGATTTCATCGTTATTCTACAGAGAGAAAAGGTggtatcatatatatatatatatatcgagagagactagagagagagagagagagcgccATCTGTTGACCAAGCGGGCAATCTATCTTTTACTTTCAGAAAGTGTGGGTTACATACCTCTGAAGAAGCCTTTGATATTCCAAACTGGCATCACTTTGGTTGGGGATATACAAATTTATCCTTGGAGTATGCTGGAATACCAAAGAGTGAAGTTAAACTCAAGTTTAACGTATGAGTTTAGGTAATATCTTTTTCTCAAAAGACGGAGCAAAATTGTTCATAAGCCAAGAGATGAGGAGAATAATCAgaagaccaataaatcaaacACTTCAGAACATTCTATTAGAACACAATTTCAGACCAACGATGGTTAATTTCAGGACAACGAtctaagaagagaaaaaaacttTTGGAATTTCATATGAGAAGTGATAACTAATAAGCTTGTCTTATCAAATTCCCCAACTATAAATTGAGAATTTCACAGTTAGTTCCTTAAAATCCGAACCAGATATAAAGTGATTGGTAGTTTTATCTCCATGCTGAATGGAAAAGCGGTGGCTTGGAAATTATTCCAAGGAAAAAAAAGCCTAAGctataacaaaaagaaaagagcAAAAAATCATACAGCAATAGGGGCAAGGTTGGAGAGGCGTCTGGCAACGGCACCATCTAACTTAGCATACTCTTCCGATAATGCAACAGCAATCATGCGATCATCGTCAGTGTCCAGGTGAGAGCTCAATGAAGTAGAACTTGAACATTCTCCCATGCTCTGAGCTCCCGGCCTCATGCTGCCACTTAGTAATGACTCACCATCATTTATAAAAGAATGTAAGAAAAATTCATGCTTTCATGATGCAGATACTTAAACAAATGTGAAGTTGGAGCTCAATCTATTCAAAGAGCGAGAAAGAAACATAGTAAATAGAGAGCaaacattacttaacaatgaAAGTTCTATATTGATAGGAGAAGACAAAAGCATAATATGGGAAATCCTGAAAATGTGCGTGCAACCATCATAACTGGATAATATATCAAATTGATAAAGAAGGAACGCAACAAGAACagagttcaaaatcaaaagaagggATACTAATCACACGAAAACACCATCAAACACGCATAAACAGACAGACATTGATCTAACTAAAACTACCCAACTAAACCAATCGGTAATAAGGTAAAACGGAAAAGGGTTTGGTCAATGTTCAATCATTCAAACGTTGGACAGATTGCAACAACAAGTAAACTAAAAGAAACCGATGATGGATTGATACCTGAAATTTGCAGGTAAAAAGTAAGGATTAGATCAATTAATACCTGCAATTGCAATTAGAAGGGGGTGATGAAGATGAATGAAATTAGGAAAAAGGGAAATGTGGGGGTTGAAAAAAACGTTCCGGTTTGACTTCAGCGGTGGTGTGGGGATTGCTTGAGGTGGGACGGGATTAGGATATTTGGGGAAAAGGGTTGAGAAATTGGaagcaaaaggaaaaaaatggaagaagctTCAATGGAACGGCTACCAGATTCAGGCTGTTGCTTTCGCGGGTTTGTCCTTGTGAGGAAGTAACAGTCAATACCCGCAGCGGAGATGGGTGTGGGTCCCACACTTCTACGGCTTAAGCTTTCAGTAGCTAATCAAATCTTTACCATTTGGCGCCATCTGGACCGTACGTTTTCGATATCAAGCGTTCCAATTTTATtctacttttattatttttttctaatttgggGGAAGTGCAATTttattaatagaaaaattatatttttagtccCAAATTTGAGgaatatgtgttttttttttttttttacttttctttttttttttttctcaattttagtATACTATATTTCAAAAGCATTTATTATCAAAGAATTGAATAAAACTGACCAACTAATTACACCTCAATTGTAATAATGTTGAATTTCACGAGTAAATTAGAAGATATAATAAGgtttatgaattaaataataacaaaaatctcAAGAATTTGTGGAATGTCGAGGAAAGCTTCTAATAAACTTTGTCCAGAAAACAATTATTTACTTTTGCACGGGTTGTAAACAGGCTACAACAATCGTCTCAGTAGGAAATAACCgaataatttcaataaaattggaACCTTAAACTACTCTTATAGGCTCTTGGATGTTTACTCTCAACTCGACTTGagatcaaaaagaaaaagaggagaGAAGATTTCCTCAAATTGGAATGAGATACTCAAATCAATATATAAGTTACTATTTATAGGCTAGCAACTTAGTAACTCtccaacataaaaaaaaaaaaaaaaaaaaaaaaaaaaaaaattaaaaatcaaatcagATAAATATTAAATCAAACATAGCTCATTGAAACATTTGTTTGATTTAACTCAATTGCATTGTTACTTGAATTCAActattaataatgtaaaataaGATTATTAAGAcctcgtttgataaccattttgttttttgttttttgtttttgaaaattaagtctatagacactaaTTCCACCTcttaatttcttcctttgttatctattttaccaatactttaaaaaaatcaagccaaattttgaaaactaaaacaagtagcttttaaaaatttgtttttatttttggaatttggctaagaattcaaccattatatttaaaaagatgcaaatcattgtaagataTGAGAAGGTGATgggttgtgaatatgatgaaataatggggtatattgcgatggtggtgtatgcattgcacatgcaagttttcctagtaaaatccaagtataaatcctaccaGGTtacctggtaagtccaaggtcgaacacagggactattgaGATATTATGCGTTGGTAAATTTCGATTCCTTTTCTgtgacaaaaacaaaacaataagttggttggtatgtttattttaaatataaatcctatgcggcgga
This window contains:
- the LOC120081786 gene encoding glyceraldehyde-3-phosphate dehydrogenase A, chloroplastic, with amino-acid sequence MATATLSVAKPSIQVNGKGFGEFSGLRNSSTCLPFARRTSEDFLSVIAFQTSAVGSSGGYKKGIVEAKLKVAINGFGRIGRNFLRCWHGRKDSPLDVIAINDTGGVKQASHLLKYDSTLGIFEADVKPAGDEAISVDGKIIKVVSSRNPLNLPWKELEIDLVIEGTGVFVDREGAGKHIEAGAKKVLITAPGKGDIPTYVVGVNADAYSPDEPIISNASCTTNCLAPFVKVLDQKFGIIKGTMTTTHSYTGDQRLLDASHRDLRRARAAALNIVPTSTGAAKAVALVLPSLKGKLNGIALRVPTPNVSVVDLVVQVSKKTFAEEVNAAFRESAEKELNGILSVCDEPLVSVDFRCSDVSSTVDSSLTMVMGDDLVKVIAWYDNEWGYSQRVVDLADIVANNWK
- the LOC120081793 gene encoding OVARIAN TUMOR DOMAIN-containing deubiquitinating enzyme 12: MRPGAQSMGECSSSTSLSSHLDTDDDRMIAVALSEEYAKLDGAVARRLSNLAPIAHTPRINLYIPNQSDASLEYQRLLQRLNVYGLHEVKVSGDGNCQFRALSDQMYKSPEYHKHVRKDIVKQLKDHRSLYEGYVPMKFSRYYKKMAKSGEWGDHVTLQAAADKFAAKICLLTSFRDTCFIEIVPQCQTPKRELWLSFWSEVHYNSLYEIQDAPVQQKPRRKHWLF